CGAAGACGAGGGCCAGCACGTGGGCTCGGACGGTCTTCATCATTGCGGGGCCGACTCCCTGCGGCTGTGCGGCCCTCTCCCGCCCGGAGGCCGACGGTCGCCGCAGCTCCAGGCGGATTCCGCGCCACACCGCCGGAGGGGGTGCGTGCGAAGCCGTCTGCGGGCGCGGCGGACGGTGGTTCCGCCGGAAATCACCGATCTCTTGACTTGCGCGGTGCCTGCGGATGGAGACCTTTTCGACCCCTGGGCCGTAGGGCTTTAGGGCACGGCGGGGTCCGCGACACGTTTCCCCTCCTGTGGGTCCCAGCCGGCCTTCGGCCGCATCGCCCTTGTAGGAGCCTGCTCCCGCAGGCGATGCGGCCCCCCAGGGCCGCTCCGGAAATGGACGAAATCCGCGACAATGCGGACCTGACCGCAAGCCTGGGCGGGGGGCTCGAAGACGCAAAGGACAGGCGAGGGCGTTTTGCCTGAGTTCCGGATCTTCCAGACGGAGGAGTTTTTGAAGCAGCTCGAGGGGGTTCAGCTCGGAGACGCCCGCTTCCTTCGAAACAAGCTCGACACTCACGTCTGCCGTCAACGATGCTGTCTGCGTTCAGTGGCGTCTTCCAGAATCGACAAGCTGCCCACGATGGCTCCCTGGGCGTCCCGGAGGGGCGCCGCGGAGATCGACCCGTCCACCGCGGAGCCCCAGTGCTACTCGTCTTCCGGGTAGTGGTGCACCAAGCAGGCCGGGCAGATCCCGTGGGTGAAGTCGGCCTTGGAGCGTTCACTGATGTAGACGGCCACGTCCTGCCAGGACCCGGCGTTGTCGCGGATCTTCTTGCAGTACATGCAGATGGGCAGGAGACCCCGCAGAGCCTGGATCTCTGCCTCCTTGCCCCTCTTCAGTTCCTCCTGGGCCTCGACCCGGTCGGTCACGTCGGTGCAGCTGCCGATGTAGCCGGCAAACGTGCCGTCGCTCGAGAAGAAGGGGACGCCGCGGTCGAAGAGCCAGCGGTAGAACCCGTCCGCGCGCCGAAGGCGGTACTCCATCTCAAAGATGTCTCGTCGGCCGAAGGCGGAGAGGTAGATCTCCAGGCAGCGAGACATGTCCTCGGGGTGGACCCCTTCAGCCCAACCGTTGCCCTGCTCCTGCTCCAGGGTGCGGCCAGTGAAGGAAAGCCAGCGTTCGTTGAAATAGTTGCACCGAGTATCGGGTCCGGCCCTCCAGATGAGGATGGGAGCTTGCTCCACCAGGATTTGGTACTCTTCGGCCGAGAGGAGGGGCGTCGTCATGAGTGTCTCCATGGAGTTGAGAAAGGACGGCCGCAGGGTTGTCTGAGCCCGCTGAGCCTCGGTTGGGAAAACCTTCGTTGAAAGAGCGCATCCTCCACCGCGCGCACAGTCTTGCCCGGCGGGTGGCGATGCGGCGTCGCGTCATCTTTCGACCGCGAACGGGTTTCTCTCAAGACGTCGTCGACCTTCTCCGTCAGCACGTCCATCGTGAACGGCTTCCCAAGGAAAGCGGTTGCCCCCTGGCGCAGGAGATATTGGACGGTTTCGTGGTTCGACGCATCCACGGAGACCACCAGGATTGGAGTCTCCCGGGTCTCGTCGTGGGCCCGCAGTCG
Above is a window of Thermodesulfobacteriota bacterium DNA encoding:
- a CDS encoding PAS domain-containing protein, which codes for MTTPLLSAEEYQILVEQAPILIWRAGPDTRCNYFNERWLSFTGRTLEQEQGNGWAEGVHPEDMSRCLEIYLSAFGRRDIFEMEYRLRRADGFYRWLFDRGVPFFSSDGTFAGYIGSCTDVTDRVEAQEELKRGKEAEIQALRGLLPICMYCKKIRDNAGSWQDVAVYISERSKADFTHGICPACLVHHYPEDE
- a CDS encoding response regulator, producing MNVLIIDDMEDIRRVIRTTLERRLGCHAFEAANVGEALDAMHRAGPFDLLITDIHMPGLSGGSLIRRLRAHDETRETPILVVSVDASNHETVQYLLRQGATAFLGKPFTMDVLTEKVDDVLRETRSRSKDDATPHRHPPGKTVRAVEDALFQRRFSQPRLSGLRQPCGRPFSTPWRHS